Part of the Rhodococcus sp. OK302 genome is shown below.
CATCTCCGTCAGCTCCACGGCGCTGCAGTTCAACTACCACTCGTCCGAGACGCCTGACAACACGATCAACGTCATCAACCTCGTCGACACCCCGGGTCACTCCGACTTCTCCGAGGACACCTACCGCGTCCTGACAGCTGTCGACGCGGCCGTCATGCTTATCGACGCGGCCAAGGGCCTCGAGCCGCAGACACTCAAGCTCTTCCAGGTCTGCCGTCACCGCGGCATCCCGGTCATCACCGTCATCAACAAGTGGGACCGTCCCGGTCAGACGCCGCTCGAACTGCTCGACGAGATCAGCGAACGCATCGGCCTCACCCCCACTCCCCTGTACTGGCCTGTCGGCATTGCCGGCGATTTCCGCGGTCTGCTGCGACGCGGCGAAGACGGCGCAGCTCGTGAGTACGTCCGATTCACCCGTACCGCCGGTGGCGCAAAGATCGCTCCCGAAGAGATCATGGACGCCGACGCCGCCCTGGCCAAGGAAGGCTCCGAGTGGGAGACCGCCGCTGAAGAGAGTGAACTGCTCTCGGCCACCGGCCAGGATCACGACCAGGAAATGTTCCTGGCCGGTCAGACGTCACCCGTCATCTTCGCGTCCGCGATGCTGAACTTCGGTGTCCGTCAGATCCTCGACACCCTTGTGGAGTTGGCGCCGCCGCCGCGTGAACGCGAAGACGTGAACGGCAAGCCTCGCGAGGTCACCGACCCGTTCAGCGCCGTGATCTTCAAGGTTCAGGCCGGCATGGACACCGCGCACCGCGACCGTCTGGCGTTCATGCGCATCGTGTCCGGAGTGTTCGAGCGCGGCATGGTTGTCACGCACGCCCAGACCGGCAAGCCGTTCACCACCAAGTACGCCCAGACCGTCTTCGGCCGCGAGCGTTCCACCGTTGAATCCGCGTTCCCCGGCGACGTCGTGGGTCTGGT
Proteins encoded:
- a CDS encoding peptide chain release factor 3, which gives rise to MPTTTKGLAAEATRRRTFAVISHPDAGKSTLTEALALHAKKISEAGAVHGKAGRKSTVSDWMEMEKARGISVSSTALQFNYHSSETPDNTINVINLVDTPGHSDFSEDTYRVLTAVDAAVMLIDAAKGLEPQTLKLFQVCRHRGIPVITVINKWDRPGQTPLELLDEISERIGLTPTPLYWPVGIAGDFRGLLRRGEDGAAREYVRFTRTAGGAKIAPEEIMDADAALAKEGSEWETAAEESELLSATGQDHDQEMFLAGQTSPVIFASAMLNFGVRQILDTLVELAPPPREREDVNGKPREVTDPFSAVIFKVQAGMDTAHRDRLAFMRIVSGVFERGMVVTHAQTGKPFTTKYAQTVFGRERSTVESAFPGDVVGLVNATALAPGHTLYTDKKVEFPPIPSFAPEHFSILRAESAGKYKQFRRAVDQLDSEGVVQILRNDIRGDASPVMAAVGPMQFEVVAARMKSEFNVEAKMEPLGYALARRTDAESEVELNRQRGVEVFTRSDGVMLALVSDKWRLQYIQKELPDLTLEPLVAAAD